In the Caenorhabditis elegans chromosome X genome, one interval contains:
- the unc-27 gene encoding Troponin I 2 (Confirmed by transcript evidence), which produces MSEEAGEDAQRKAAEREAKKAEVRKRLEEAGNKKKAKKGFLTPERKKKLRKLLMVKAAEDLKRQQLLKEQERQKALADRTISLPNVDSIDDKGQLEKIYNDLWARLTQLEEEKYDINYVVSQTEAEINSLTIEVNDLRGKFVKPSLKKVSKYDNKFKKSGESKAGTKEDFRANLKIVKKDVMEAIVNVKKKDDKPDWSKKNKDAKAEDSAPAAVAPEAEPVAEEAEAEPEAEEEEGEEEEEE; this is translated from the exons atgagtGAAGAAGCCGGAGAGGACGCCCAGCGCAAAGCTGCCGAGCGCGAGGCCAAGAAGGCCGAGGTGCGCAAGCGTCTCGAAGAGGCCGGAAACAAGAAGAAGGCCAAGAAGGGATTCTTGACACCAGAGCGTAAGAAGAAGCTTCGT aagcTTTTGATGGTCAAGGCCGCCGAGGATCTTAAGAGACAACAATTGCTTAAGGAGCAAGAAAGACAAAAGGCTCTTGCTGACAGAACCATCTCACTTCCAAATGTTGACTCCATTGATGATAAGGGACAACTCGAGAAGATCTACAATGACCTCTGGGCTCGTCTTACCCAGCTCGAGGAGGAGAAGTACGACATCAACTACGTCGTCTCCCAGACTGAGGCTGAGATCAACTCCCTCACTATTGAGGTCAACGATCTTCGTGGAAAGTT cgtcAAGCCTTCACTCAAGAAGGTGTCGAAGTACGACAACAAGTTCAAGAAGAGCGGTGAGAGCAAGGCCGGAACCAAGGAAGACTTCCGTGCCAACCTCAAGATTGTCAAGAAGGACGTTATGGAGGCCATCGTCAATGTT aagaagaaggacGACAAGCCAGATTGGTCCAAGAAGAACAAGGATGCCAAGGCCGAAGACTCCGCTCCAGCTGCCGTTGCTCCAGAAGCTGAGCCAGTTGCAGAGGAAGCCGAGGCTGAGCCAGAAGCCG AGGAAGAGGAAggagaggaggaggaggaggagtaA